A stretch of Miscanthus floridulus cultivar M001 chromosome 13, ASM1932011v1, whole genome shotgun sequence DNA encodes these proteins:
- the LOC136500752 gene encoding uncharacterized protein isoform X1 produces MRVLELEDIHSEAAVITEPPHEAAAGVEELVAQLWHPRRRGQGLRARRGRHRVLWRDQWNQWRRRRVLGFWLFVPYLQLQWQAFHKVVCCWASKNFMTGW; encoded by the exons ATGCGAGTACTGGAGCTGGAGGACATCCACTCTGAGGCGGCAGTCATCACCGAGCCTCCGCACGAGGCCGCTGCCGGCGTGGAGGAGCTCGTAGCACAACTTTGGCATCCTCGACGGCGAGGCCAAG GTCTGCGGGCTAGAAGGGGGCGCCATCGTGTCCTGTGGCGGGACCAATGGAATCAGTGGCGCCGCCGCCGTGTTTTGGGCTTTTGGCTGTTCGTGCCATACCTGCAGCTCCAGTGGCAG GCTTTCCATAAGGTTGTCTGCTGCTGGGCTTCAAAGAATTTCATGACTGGATGGTAA
- the LOC136501282 gene encoding uncharacterized protein: protein MGKLSCRSLCACCMGPPRAASPAAGAVDATAGVTVKVSDRYVEIKNGIFELTLSNPDGIITGVRYNGVDNLMEILNKEDNRGYWDLVWNPPGQKTGIFDVIKGTEFRIIYQDENQAEVSFTRNWDPSLEGKAVPLNIDKRFIVLRGSSGFYTYGIYEHKEGWPDFGLGETRVAFKLRKDKFHYMALADDRQRIMPMPDDRLPPRGQPLAYPEAVLLVDPINPDLRGEVDDKYQYSLEDQYNNVHGWMSFDPPIGFWQITPSDEFRTGGPLKKNLTSHVGPTMLAMFLSAHYAGDDLSPKFTNGEYWKKVHGPVFMYLNSSWDGSDPTMLWEDAKVQMVIEKENWPYCFALSEDFQKTEQRGCVSGRLLVRDRYIDDQDLYASGAYVGLALPGEAGSWQRECKGYQFWCRADVDGSFYIRNIVTGNYNLYAWVPGFIGDYRLDATLTIASGNDIYLGDLVYEPPRDGPTMWEIGVPDRSAAEFYVPDPNPNYVNRLYINHPADRFRQYGLWERYAELYPNSDLVYTVGQSDYSTNWFYAQVNRKVDDNTYQPTTWQIKFNLDSVSPSSTYKFRVALASSALAELQIFFNDQDKALPHFATGLIGRDNAIARHGIHGLYWLFNIDVASAWLLQGVNTIYLKQPRSLSPFQGLMYDYLRLEGPCGC from the exons ATGGGGAAGCTTAG CTGCAGGAGCCTCTGTGCCTGTTGCATGGGCCCTCCGCGGGCGGCCTCGCCGGCGGCCGGCGCCGTCGACGCCACCGCCGGCGTCACGGTCAAGGTCAGCGACAGATAT GTTGAGATAAAAAATGGCATCTTTGAGCTGACGCTGTCCAACCCGGACGGGATCATCACCGGCGTGCGCTACAATGGTGTGGACAATCTCATGGAGATTCTTAACAAGGAGGACAACAGAGG GTACTGGGACCTTGTTTGGAACCCACCAGGACAGAAAACTGGCATCTTTGATGT GATCAAAGGCACCGAATTCCGCATCATATACCAAGATGAAAACCAGGCTGAGGTATCCTTCACCAGAAATTGGGATCCTTCCCTTGAAGGAAAAGCCGTCCCCTTGAACATCGATAAGAG GTTCATCGTCCTCCGTGGTTCATCCGGATTCTACACCTATGGAATCTATGAGCATAAGGAAGGATGGCCTGATTTCGGCTTGGGAGAGACGAGGGTGGCTTTCAAACTGCGGAAAGACAA GTTTCATTACATGGCATTGGCTGACGACAGGCAGAGAATTATGCCAATGCCCGACGACAGATTGCCTCCCCGAGGCCAGCCATTAGCATACCCTGAGGCTGTGCTCCTTGTGGACCCTATAAATCCTGATCTCAGAGGGGAG GTTGACGACAAGTACCAGTACTCTTTGGAAGACCAGTACAACAATGTCCATGGGTGGATGTCATTTGATCCTCCAATTGGCTTCTGGCAGATCACTCCAAGTGATGAGTTCAGGACAGGAGGACCCCTGAAGAAAAATTTGACTTCTCATGTTGGCCCCACAATGCTGGCT ATGTTTCTTAGTGCACATTATGCGGGGGATGACCTCTCACCAAAGTTTACGAATGGAGAATACTGGAAAAAGGTCCATGGACCGGTATTCATGTATCTTAATTCCAGTTGGGATGGAAGTGACCCAACTATGCTATGGGAAGATGCAAAAGTTCAG ATGGTGATTGAGAAAGAAAACTGGCCATACTGTTTTGCACTTTCAGAGGACTTTCAGAAGACAGAGCAAAGGGGTTGCGTCTCTGGTAGATTACTAGTCCGAGACAG GTATATAGATGATCAAGACCTTTATGCCTCAGGAGCCTATGTAGGCTTGGCGCTACCAGGAGAAGCTGGATCCTGGCAAAGAGAGTGCAAG GGATACCAATTCTGGTGTAGAGCAGATGTAGATGGGAGCTTCTACATAAGGAACATTGTAACTGGGAACTACAACCTGTATGCGTGGGTTCCGGGTTTTATAGGGGACTACAGATTAGATGCTACACTGACCATTGCTTCAG GGAATGATATTTATTTGGGTGACCTTGTGTATGAACCGCCAAGAGACGGGCCGACGATGTGGGAGATTGGAGTACCTGATCGATCTGCCGCTGAGTTTTATGTTCCTGATCCTAACCCCAACTATGTCAATAGATTGTACATCAACCATCCTGCAGATAG ATTTAGACAATATGGACTTTGGGAACGATATGCGGAACTATACCCTAACAGTGACCTGGTATACACAGTTGGCCAAAGTGACTATAGCACCAATTGGTTCTATGCTCAAGTTAACAG AAAAGTTGATGACAACACTTACCAGCCAACAACATGGCAAATAAAGTTCAACCTTGACAGTGTCAGTCCAAGCAGCACCTACAAGTTCAGAGTCGCTCTCGCGTCTTCTGCACTCGCTGAGCTGCAG ATTTTCTTCAACGATCAGGACAAGGCTCTTCCTCACTTCGCCACCGGGCTGATCGGCAGGGACAACGCGATAGCAAGGCACGGGATCCATGGGCTCTACTGGCTGTTCAACATCGATGTGGCTAGTGCTTGGCTTCTGCAAGGGGTGAACACCATCTACCTGAAGCAGCCCAGGAGCCTGAGCCCATTTCAAGGATTGATGTACGACTACTTGCGTTTGGAGGGGCCGTGTGGCTGCTAA
- the LOC136500752 gene encoding uncharacterized protein isoform X2: MRVLELEDIHSEAAVITEPPHEAAAGVEELVAQLWHPRRRGQGLRARRGRHRVLWRDQWNQWRRRRVLGFWLFVPYLQLQWQAFHKVVCCWASKNFMTG, from the exons ATGCGAGTACTGGAGCTGGAGGACATCCACTCTGAGGCGGCAGTCATCACCGAGCCTCCGCACGAGGCCGCTGCCGGCGTGGAGGAGCTCGTAGCACAACTTTGGCATCCTCGACGGCGAGGCCAAG GTCTGCGGGCTAGAAGGGGGCGCCATCGTGTCCTGTGGCGGGACCAATGGAATCAGTGGCGCCGCCGCCGTGTTTTGGGCTTTTGGCTGTTCGTGCCATACCTGCAGCTCCAGTGGCAG GCTTTCCATAAGGTTGTCTGCTGCTGGGCTTCAAAGAATTTCATGACTGGATG A